Proteins from a genomic interval of Quercus robur chromosome 9, dhQueRobu3.1, whole genome shotgun sequence:
- the LOC126699210 gene encoding probable metal-nicotianamine transporter YSL7 isoform X4, with the protein MGKNEGEENGFDPENHNQEEEEEEKKKHLKEEELSVERIFENQEVPSWRKQLTVRAFVVSFVLSILFSFIVMKFNLTTGIIPSLNVSAGLLGFFFVNTWTKLLQKSGLLRQPFTRQENTVIQTCVVASSGISFSGGYGNYLFAMSERIAKQSTDTLDIKKLSLGWMIGFLFAVSFLGLFSVVPLRKIMIIDFKLTYPSGTATAHLINSFQTPQGAKLAKKQVRELGKFFTVSFLWGFFQWFYTAGENCGFANFPSLGLKAYDSKFYFDFSTTYVGVGMICPHIINISLLVGGILSWGLMWPLIGDRKGDWYPADLSSDSFSGLQGYKVFIAIALILGDGLYNFLKVLSQTIVGLSHQLRYKDASSGLPVADHSSLVSSRLSYDDKRRTQLFLKDQIPTLFAVGGYVAIAAIAMAILPHIFHQLKWYHILVIYIFAPTLAFCNAYGCGLTDWSLGSTYGKLSIFIIGAWAGASQGGVLAGLAACGVMMNIVSTASDLMQDFKTGYLTLASPRSMFVSQIIGTAMGCVISPCVFWLFYKAFDDLGQPGSQYPTPYAVVYRNMALLGVKGFSSLPKNCLLLCYVFFGGAIMINLIRDLVSKKWARFIPVPMAMAIPFYLGSYFAIDMCVGSLILFVWGKINKVKADALAPAVASGLICGDGIWTLPASIFALAGLKPPICMKFLSRGNNAKVDKFLGS; encoded by the exons atgggtAAAAATGAGGGGGAGGAGAATGGTTTTGATCCAGAAAATCACAAccaggaggaggaggaggaggagaagaagaagcatcTGAAAGAAGAAGAGTTGTCAGTGGAGAGGATATTTGAGAACCAAGAGGTGCCATCATGGAGAAAGCAGCTGACAGTGAGAGCCTTTGTGGTGAGCTTTGTGCTGAGCATACTTTTCAGCTTCATAGTCATGAAATTCAATCTCACCACGGGTATTATACCTTCTCTCAATGTCTCTGCCGGTCTCTTGGGCTTCTTCTTCGTCAATACCTGGACTAAATTACTACAAAAGTCTGGCCTCCTGAGGCAGCCCTTTACGAGGCAAGAAAACACTGTTATCCAGACCTGCGTTGTGGCTTCCTCTGGAATCTCCTTTAgtg GAGGTTATGGAAATTACCTCTTTGCAATGAGTGAACGTATCGCCAAACAATCAACAGATACTCTTGAtatcaaaaaattatctttGGGGTGGATGATCGGTTTTCTCTTTGCAGTCAGCTTTCTCGGACTATTCTCAGTGGTGCCTCTACGAAAG ATTATGATCATAGACTTCAAACTGACGTATCCAAGTGGTACTGCAACTGCTCATCTTATCAACAGCTTCCAGACTCCTCAAGGAGCCAAGCTAGCAAA GAAACAAGTGAGAGAGTTGGGAAAATTTTTCACCGTCAGCTTTTTATGGGGTTTCTTTCAATGGTTCTATACTGCTGGAGAAAATTGTGGATTTGCAAACTTTCCTTCATTAGGCCTCAAAGCATATGATTCTAA ATTTTACTTTGATTTCTCAACAACATATGTTGGAGTAGGAATGATTTGCCcccatattataaatatatcaCTTCTTGTTGGAGGGATTCTTTCTTGGGGTCTGATGTGGCCCCTCATAGGAGATAGAAAGGGAGACTGGTACCCTGCAGACCTCAGCTCAGACAGCTTCAGTGGTCTTCAAGGTTACAAG GTATTTATTGCCATAGCCTTGATCCTAGGAGATGGTCTCTATAATTTTCTCAAGGTTCTATCTCAAACCATCGTAGGCTTGTCTCATCAGCTCCGGTACAAAGATGCGAGCTCTGGTCTCCCTGTTGCAGACCATTCTTCTCTTGTAAGTTCTCGCCTCTCATATGATGACAAACGCCGAACCCAACTCTTTCTCAAAGATCAAATTCCAACATTGTTTGCCGTCGGAGGCTATGTTGCTATTGCTGCAATCGCTATGGCCATTCTTCCACATATCTTTCACCAACTCAAATGGTATCACATATTGGTCATCTACATATTCGCACCCACATTGGCTTTCTGTAATGCGTATGGTTGTGGGCTCACTGATTGGTCCCTTGGATCCACATATGGAAAGCTTTCCATCTTTATCATTGGAGCATGGGCGGGTGCTTCACAAGGTGGAGTTCTTGCAGGCCTAGCTGCTTGTGGAGTAATGATGAACATTGTCTCAACAGCCTCTGACCTAATGCAGGATTTCAAGACTGGCTACTTGACGCTGGCTTCACCCCGTTCTATGTTTGTGAGCCAAATAATCGGCACAGCAATGGGCTGTGTGATTTCCCCTTGTGTGTTTTGGCTATTTTACAAAGCCTTTGATGACCTTGGGCAACCTGGAAGTCAATACCCTACTCCTTATGCTGTTGTGTACCGCAACATGGCTTTGCTGGGGGTAAAGGGCTTCTCAAGTCTGCCAAAGAACTGCCTTCTACTCTGTTATGTGTTCTTTGGTGGAGCCATTATGATCAATTTGATTAGAGATTTAGTGAGTAAGAAGTGGGCAAGGTTCATTCCAGTTCCAATGGCAATGGCAATACCTTTCTATTTAGGATCATATTTTGCCATTGATATGTGTGTTGGAAGCTTAATCTTGTTTGTGTGGGGGAAAATAAACAAGGTCAAGGCAGATGCTCTGGCTCCTGCAGTAGCTTCTGGTTTAATATGTGGGGATGGGATATGGACTTTGCCTGCTTCTATTTTTGCTCTGGCTGGGCTTAAGCCACCAATTTGTATGAAGTTTCTGTCAAGAGGGAATAATGCTAAGGTTGACAAATTCTTAGGATCATAG